One region of Marivirga arenosa genomic DNA includes:
- the pssA gene encoding CDP-diacylglycerol--serine O-phosphatidyltransferase: MIKKNIPNAITAANLFTGAVGVYFTSQFEFEWAAFCIVLAAIFDFLDGMLARLLKVHSEIGKQLDSLADMVTFGFLPSYILFQFLQLNEAEVWSFIAFLIAVFSAFRLAKFNIDTRQSDEFIGLPTPANALFIGFLIFLKGSFFSKYLFDTASLILIAVLFSYLLVAEIPMIALKFKNLKWQDNIFRYLTIIMAIILVAIFQFSAVPIVILIYIILSIIKYSFFSRN, translated from the coding sequence ATGATAAAAAAGAATATACCTAATGCTATTACAGCAGCGAATCTATTTACTGGTGCAGTAGGAGTTTATTTTACTAGTCAGTTTGAATTCGAATGGGCAGCTTTTTGCATAGTGTTGGCTGCTATTTTTGATTTTTTAGATGGAATGTTAGCACGATTGCTCAAGGTTCATTCTGAAATTGGAAAACAATTAGATTCTTTAGCTGATATGGTTACCTTCGGTTTTTTACCTTCCTACATACTTTTTCAATTTCTTCAATTGAATGAAGCTGAGGTATGGAGTTTCATTGCCTTTTTAATAGCAGTCTTTTCAGCATTCAGATTAGCTAAATTCAATATTGACACTCGTCAGTCGGATGAATTTATAGGTTTACCAACTCCCGCTAATGCCTTATTCATAGGTTTTTTGATTTTTTTAAAAGGTAGTTTTTTCTCGAAATATCTGTTTGATACAGCTAGCTTAATTCTAATAGCGGTTCTTTTTTCATATCTGCTTGTGGCAGAAATCCCAATGATTGCACTGAAGTTTAAAAATTTGAAATGGCAGGATAACATCTTCAGATACCTGACTATAATAATGGCTATAATTTTAGTGGCAATTTTTCAATTTTCAGCTGTTCCAATCGTTATTCTGATTTATATCATTTTATCAATTATAAAATATTCATTCTTCTCTAGAAATTAA
- the porU gene encoding type IX secretion system sortase PorU produces the protein MRISFTIILTLFIQILYAQSVLNKNGMIKVATSTEGVYKIDSQFLEAAGENPSEINPNKIQVYGMPGGHIPQSNSIDYPYDPQPLAIKVKANTNAVFEENEAVYFYADAVDNIDYNFENEFYEYSNNVYSDSIYFFIDINAEQTNSIASISSENINVDQSFNWYDAVYFHEVDEVNILRSGRKWFGESFSINRTQDFTFELNNDIASSDEISLTTHYLAQTYNEANLKIRLNEYELASESLERVSDFTIFPYREKGKLLENRSTIASSLVSGLELNISLTHEALGAGRSDGYLDYLFLTVPQKLNVLNSQIVIRNRGFQQIGNYELKIGNLSNDHYVWEVSDPINSKELIMNNGSFKFSQTEERRERKFVTFNANSALRPEYIGTLNSQNLKKSTSPDYLVITFDGFNESAQKLASYRENHNNFSVEVAKISEIFNEFGSGRRDVSAIRNYIRYYYLKNPDKLKYVLLLGASSYDFKDRIANNTNLVPVYQSRNSLHPVFTYASDDFYGFMNQNEGFWAEESNNIDELDLGIGRIPAKTKKEAADAVNKIIYYETNPQAFNKWRNDIYFIADDEDGNIFHRDSEELSKYVIDNFGFYNINKLYLGAFEQEVFASTQRSPKMREAINDMANKGALIVNYIGHGSESSWTNESILNVSMVEEWNNIDKLPLFVTATCEFGRFDNPNIESGAQRMLLKPDGGAIALLTTSRPVESSSNATLNRSFFQHVFKSQNTKPKKLGDIIRQTKNSGIVGVKNRNFILLGDPAVTLAEPESNVQITNIMNEEGETDTLKSMSKITVSGLIENNLKQIMSDFDGELTIELYDKPQATSTIDKAESEFNFMTFDQVIFRGKSSIQNGEFSFSFYVPTEIDYRIDKGKFSFYAKNDNQLEDASGFNNDFIVGGSSLMSNNDTAGPDLALYLNDREFENGNRVGNDASLIVDLFDEHGISISNSNVNPGITYSIDGGEDIKLNDFFYYDKDSYQEGTIEYDLQNLKEGNHYITIKASDVYNNKSQATIEFEVIGEDDIELLDFTIYPNPAQSNVNIRLRQNRKNAQVMVQYQIINNQGQLVYSHEYTTNEDFRIDQWDLRNQNGEKLSPGLYFVRLFVRSVEDNAKTDQIKKLIIIN, from the coding sequence ATGAGAATCTCCTTCACTATCATATTGACCCTTTTCATACAAATTTTGTATGCTCAATCCGTTTTGAATAAGAATGGGATGATAAAAGTAGCTACTTCAACGGAAGGAGTTTATAAAATTGATTCTCAATTTTTAGAGGCAGCAGGAGAAAATCCTTCTGAAATAAATCCTAATAAAATTCAGGTTTATGGAATGCCCGGAGGTCATATTCCACAATCAAACTCTATAGATTATCCTTATGACCCGCAACCTTTAGCTATAAAAGTTAAGGCCAATACAAATGCTGTGTTTGAGGAGAATGAAGCTGTTTATTTTTATGCTGATGCTGTAGATAATATCGACTATAATTTTGAAAATGAATTTTATGAGTATAGCAATAATGTATACAGTGATTCAATTTACTTTTTTATTGATATAAATGCAGAACAAACCAATTCAATTGCTTCAATAAGCTCAGAAAATATCAATGTAGATCAAAGTTTTAATTGGTATGATGCTGTTTATTTTCATGAAGTAGATGAAGTAAATATTTTAAGATCTGGAAGAAAATGGTTTGGTGAATCTTTTAGTATAAATAGAACTCAAGATTTTACTTTTGAATTAAATAATGATATTGCTTCATCTGATGAAATAAGCCTTACTACTCACTATTTAGCACAAACTTATAATGAAGCAAATCTAAAAATCAGGTTAAATGAATATGAGTTAGCCAGTGAGTCACTTGAAAGAGTATCAGATTTTACAATCTTTCCTTATCGTGAAAAAGGCAAATTGCTTGAAAACCGATCAACAATAGCAAGCTCATTAGTTTCAGGATTAGAATTAAATATTTCGCTTACACATGAAGCTTTGGGTGCTGGTAGGTCTGATGGATATCTGGATTATTTGTTTCTAACGGTTCCTCAAAAGTTGAATGTTTTAAATTCTCAAATCGTAATTAGAAATAGGGGATTTCAGCAAATTGGTAATTATGAATTAAAAATAGGTAATCTTTCAAATGATCATTATGTATGGGAAGTGAGTGACCCTATTAATTCTAAGGAATTAATCATGAATAATGGGTCTTTTAAATTTTCTCAAACTGAGGAGAGAAGGGAAAGAAAATTCGTAACTTTTAATGCTAATTCTGCATTACGCCCGGAATATATAGGAACATTAAATTCACAAAATCTAAAGAAATCTACCTCTCCCGATTATTTAGTCATTACTTTTGACGGCTTTAATGAAAGTGCACAAAAGCTAGCTTCATATCGAGAAAATCATAATAATTTTAGTGTGGAGGTTGCTAAAATTTCTGAAATATTTAATGAGTTTGGTTCAGGTAGAAGAGACGTTTCTGCCATCCGAAATTATATCCGCTATTACTATTTAAAAAATCCAGACAAACTTAAATATGTGCTTCTTTTGGGTGCATCATCCTATGATTTTAAAGATAGAATAGCTAATAACACTAATTTAGTCCCAGTATATCAATCTAGAAATTCGCTACATCCGGTTTTTACTTATGCCTCTGATGATTTTTATGGATTCATGAATCAAAATGAAGGCTTTTGGGCAGAAGAATCGAATAATATTGATGAGCTTGACCTAGGCATTGGAAGAATACCCGCAAAAACAAAAAAGGAAGCTGCGGACGCAGTAAATAAAATAATTTACTATGAAACGAATCCTCAAGCCTTTAACAAATGGAGAAATGATATTTATTTCATTGCAGATGATGAAGATGGCAATATTTTTCATCGTGATTCAGAAGAACTAAGTAAATATGTAATTGATAATTTTGGATTTTATAATATCAACAAACTCTATTTAGGAGCATTTGAACAGGAAGTTTTTGCCAGTACACAGCGTTCACCAAAAATGAGAGAAGCCATTAATGATATGGCAAATAAGGGTGCTTTAATAGTGAATTACATTGGTCATGGTTCGGAAAGTAGCTGGACGAATGAATCTATTCTTAATGTAAGCATGGTTGAGGAATGGAATAATATTGATAAACTGCCGCTATTTGTCACAGCAACTTGCGAATTCGGCCGATTTGATAATCCAAATATAGAATCAGGCGCTCAGAGAATGTTACTTAAACCTGATGGTGGTGCTATTGCATTATTAACTACTTCAAGGCCTGTGGAGTCAAGTTCAAATGCCACTTTAAATCGATCTTTTTTTCAACATGTATTTAAATCTCAAAACACTAAACCTAAAAAATTAGGGGATATTATTAGGCAAACTAAAAACTCAGGGATTGTAGGGGTTAAGAACCGAAATTTTATTTTGCTAGGTGATCCAGCTGTAACTTTGGCTGAACCTGAAAGTAATGTTCAAATTACCAATATTATGAATGAAGAGGGTGAAACGGATACTCTTAAAAGTATGTCTAAAATCACAGTATCGGGTTTAATTGAGAACAATCTAAAACAAATCATGTCAGATTTTGATGGTGAACTAACTATTGAACTTTATGATAAGCCCCAAGCAACTTCTACAATCGATAAAGCAGAAAGTGAATTTAACTTTATGACATTTGATCAAGTGATCTTCAGAGGGAAGTCAAGTATTCAAAATGGGGAATTTAGCTTCAGTTTTTATGTTCCCACTGAAATAGATTACCGCATTGATAAAGGCAAGTTTAGTTTTTATGCGAAGAATGACAATCAATTAGAAGATGCATCAGGTTTTAATAATGATTTCATTGTAGGAGGTAGTTCTCTCATGTCAAATAATGATACTGCTGGTCCTGATTTGGCGTTATACCTAAATGATAGAGAATTTGAAAATGGTAATAGAGTAGGGAATGATGCTTCTTTAATAGTAGATTTGTTTGATGAGCATGGAATAAGTATTTCAAATAGCAATGTGAATCCAGGTATTACCTATTCAATTGATGGTGGGGAAGATATAAAACTTAATGATTTTTTCTATTACGATAAAGATTCCTACCAAGAGGGGACCATTGAATATGATCTACAAAATTTAAAAGAGGGGAATCATTACATAACTATTAAAGCCTCTGATGTTTATAATAATAAATCACAAGCGACTATAGAGTTTGAGGTAATTGGTGAGGACGATATCGAATTGTTAGATTTTACTATATATCCAAATCCAGCCCAATCCAATGTTAATATTCGATTACGTCAGAATAGAAAAAATGCGCAGGTTATGGTTCAGTATCAAATCATAAATAATCAGGGTCAATTAGTGTATTCCCATGAATACACTACTAATGAAGACTTCAGAATAGATCAATGGGACTTAAGAAACCAAAATGGCGAAAAACTTTCACCAGGATTATATTTTGTCAGGCTTTTTGTACGTTCTGTAGAAGATAATGCAAAAACTGACCAAATTAAAAAGCTAATTATAATCAATTAA
- the porV gene encoding type IX secretion system outer membrane channel protein PorV: MRAAKLIFLTALTVLSTQALGQITGPPTTISGQDAERNVITTAMPFLLISPDSRSAGMGDVGVALSADANAMQWNAARLAFVDNEIGASISYSPWLMSIGVTDMSISYLSGYYKISKEQVVGLSMKYFDLGNIFFTDDGNTGTDFSPKDFSISAAYSRKLSDNLSASLTGKFARSNLFGNYTNNNQSNPSPATAVGVDLGIFYTKELLFSGKDSEFSSGMQIANISNKVSYSGDDNEQFLPINLKIGSAFTSNLDPYNKLTISVDFNKLMVPTPNEGDTIPATLLEGMFGSFGDAPAGFQEELREITISSGVEYWYNNIFAVRTGYFYEHITKGGRQYFTAGLGFRYQVLGLDFSYLIPTQQNNPLAETLRFTAVFKFENLGIAKASVAE, encoded by the coding sequence ATGCGAGCAGCGAAATTAATATTTTTAACGGCTTTAACCGTTTTATCAACCCAAGCTTTAGGCCAAATTACTGGTCCACCTACTACAATTTCTGGGCAAGATGCTGAAAGAAATGTTATCACTACAGCTATGCCTTTTTTATTAATATCACCCGATTCCCGTTCTGCAGGAATGGGAGACGTGGGCGTAGCGCTTTCGGCTGATGCTAATGCTATGCAATGGAATGCTGCTAGATTAGCATTTGTTGATAATGAAATTGGCGCTTCTATTTCTTATTCCCCATGGTTAATGAGTATAGGCGTTACGGATATGTCTATTTCATATTTAAGTGGTTATTATAAAATATCCAAAGAGCAAGTAGTTGGCTTATCAATGAAGTATTTCGATTTAGGAAATATATTCTTCACAGATGATGGTAATACAGGGACTGATTTTTCTCCAAAAGATTTTTCAATTTCTGCTGCGTATTCCAGAAAGTTAAGCGATAATTTAAGTGCATCTTTGACAGGTAAATTTGCTAGGTCTAATTTATTTGGAAACTACACGAATAATAATCAATCAAATCCAAGCCCAGCAACAGCGGTAGGGGTTGACTTGGGAATTTTCTATACAAAAGAATTATTGTTTAGTGGAAAGGATTCTGAGTTCTCTTCAGGAATGCAGATCGCTAATATTTCTAATAAGGTTTCGTACAGTGGAGATGATAATGAACAGTTCTTACCGATTAATTTGAAAATAGGATCAGCTTTTACCTCTAATTTGGATCCTTATAATAAATTAACTATTTCAGTTGATTTTAATAAATTAATGGTTCCTACACCTAATGAAGGAGATACTATTCCAGCAACTCTACTTGAAGGTATGTTTGGTTCATTTGGTGACGCACCTGCTGGTTTTCAAGAAGAATTAAGAGAAATTACAATTTCTTCAGGTGTAGAATACTGGTATAATAATATTTTTGCGGTCAGAACCGGATATTTTTACGAACATATTACCAAAGGAGGTAGACAATATTTCACTGCTGGATTAGGATTCAGATACCAAGTGTTAGGTTTAGATTTTTCTTACTTAATCCCAACTCAGCAAAACAATCCATTAGCAGAAACGCTTAGGTTCACAGCGGTTTTCAAATTTGAAAACTTAGGGATTGCAAAAGCCTCTGTTGCAGAGTAA
- a CDS encoding M16 family metallopeptidase — translation MLNRQVAPKAYMLKDLSLTKPEVKKLSNDVSVHIIQDDTNPVLKIDILYPAGRTNDNKPGESLICAKVLVEGTKSYPGSELQELLDHYGAHLDFAVDYDYTTVSLLCLKEHINTLLPVLKSAIKEPLFEDKDFEKIKLQQLQKIRVNNQKNSLIATRNLRKNLLQGTPYASILEEDELNAIHKEDIENYFNKYFALQPDIIVAGDFDEDIFNYFDEYFGNLEFKPNEPQYTGKLNPNLEEKKIEREGSVQASIRMGAISIPRDHPDYFDLSITNEILGGYFGSRLMKNIREDKGYTYGIYSVLINYKHVDYHIIGADVKIDHIEDTIQEVYHEMEDLKTNRVPEEEIETIKNYMLGKIASSLDTVFHQSENYKVKLSEGADYIDYFDAYVKSIRNITAERILEISKKYFSEEYCVIKVA, via the coding sequence ATGCTTAATAGACAAGTTGCTCCAAAAGCATATATGCTGAAGGATTTATCATTAACAAAGCCTGAAGTTAAAAAGCTTTCAAATGATGTTTCAGTTCATATTATTCAGGATGATACTAATCCTGTTTTAAAAATTGATATACTATATCCTGCTGGAAGAACAAATGATAATAAACCAGGGGAATCGCTTATATGTGCAAAGGTTTTAGTAGAGGGAACAAAGAGCTACCCTGGAAGTGAACTGCAAGAATTGTTAGATCATTATGGAGCGCATCTGGATTTTGCAGTAGATTATGATTATACAACCGTAAGTCTTTTATGTTTAAAAGAACATATAAATACCTTATTGCCTGTTCTAAAAAGTGCTATCAAAGAACCGCTTTTTGAAGATAAGGATTTTGAAAAAATAAAGCTTCAGCAACTTCAAAAAATTAGGGTTAATAATCAAAAGAACTCTTTAATCGCTACTCGAAATCTTAGGAAAAACCTTTTACAAGGAACACCTTATGCTAGCATACTTGAGGAAGATGAGTTAAATGCCATTCATAAGGAAGATATAGAAAATTATTTTAATAAGTATTTTGCTCTTCAGCCTGATATTATTGTAGCAGGTGATTTTGATGAAGATATTTTTAACTACTTTGATGAGTATTTTGGTAACCTGGAATTTAAACCAAATGAACCGCAGTATACAGGTAAACTTAATCCCAATTTAGAGGAAAAGAAGATTGAAAGAGAGGGCTCTGTTCAAGCTTCTATAAGAATGGGGGCTATTTCTATTCCTAGAGACCATCCAGATTACTTTGACTTATCTATTACCAATGAAATACTAGGCGGATATTTCGGTTCTCGTTTAATGAAGAATATTCGAGAAGATAAAGGATACACATATGGTATTTATTCTGTTTTAATCAATTATAAGCATGTCGATTATCATATAATCGGAGCTGATGTGAAGATTGACCACATAGAGGACACTATTCAGGAAGTGTATCATGAGATGGAAGATCTAAAAACTAATCGGGTGCCTGAGGAGGAGATTGAAACCATTAAGAACTATATGCTCGGTAAAATAGCCAGTAGTTTGGATACGGTTTTTCACCAATCAGAGAATTACAAAGTTAAGCTATCAGAGGGCGCTGATTACATTGATTATTTTGATGCCTATGTTAAAAGTATCAGAAATATCACGGCTGAAAGGATTTTAGAAATCAGTAAAAAGTATTTTTCTGAAGAATATTGTGTGATTAAGGTCGCTTAA
- a CDS encoding YkgJ family cysteine cluster protein: MTIKQKVEAVEKLFNSLDQEISRFKSFTGIYCYSSCGKCCNKQDIEASPLEFLPLAFHWFKTGRAQEFYDKLENNQSLNCIVYSPLSILDQNQGSCSEYPYRGLICRLFGYGANRDKYGELRLLTCKLIKDGQIENYTKAIVLLKNNVKVPVFTEYYQKLMQIDFQLARDILPINKAIKIALETVMQYYAYRPYSSGKGAA; this comes from the coding sequence ATGACCATCAAACAAAAAGTTGAGGCGGTTGAAAAATTATTCAATAGCCTCGATCAGGAGATATCCCGTTTTAAAAGTTTTACGGGAATATATTGTTATTCTTCATGTGGGAAATGCTGTAATAAACAAGATATAGAGGCAAGTCCACTGGAGTTTTTGCCACTTGCTTTTCATTGGTTTAAAACTGGCCGAGCACAAGAATTTTATGATAAGCTTGAAAATAATCAATCCTTAAACTGCATAGTTTATAGTCCGTTGTCAATTCTAGATCAAAACCAAGGCAGTTGCAGTGAATATCCTTACAGAGGATTAATTTGTAGATTGTTTGGCTATGGCGCAAACCGAGATAAGTACGGAGAACTAAGATTATTAACTTGCAAATTGATAAAAGATGGCCAGATTGAAAATTATACTAAAGCTATCGTTTTATTGAAAAATAATGTAAAAGTACCTGTGTTTACTGAATACTATCAGAAATTAATGCAAATAGATTTTCAGTTAGCCAGGGATATATTACCCATAAATAAGGCTATTAAAATAGCATTAGAAACTGTGATGCAATATTATGCCTATCGACCTTATTCTTCAGGCAAAGGAGCAGCTTAA
- the lpdA gene encoding dihydrolipoyl dehydrogenase, which yields MSKYDVTVIGSGPGGYVAAIRCAQLGMKTAIIEKYNTLGGTCLNVGCIPSKALLDSSEHYHNAETTFKEHGINLSNLKVDIKQMINRKADVVKQNVDGIAFLMKKNKIDVHTGVGSFKDKNTVVVTKSDGKTEELSTDKVIIATGSKPIELPFAKFDKKRIISSTEALELKEVPKHMILIGGGVIGLELGSVYKRIGADVTVLEFADSLIPTMDGSMGKEMKKSMKKLGMDVKLKHKVTKVENKGKEVEVTFETDKGKEETIKGDYCLVAVGRKPYTDGLNLEAAGLKTDDKGKISVDDNLKTEVDNIYAIGDVVRGAMLAHKAEEEGVFVAETMAGQKPHIHYKLIPNVVYTWPEVAGVGYTEEELKDEGRKYKTGSFPYKALGRARASMDLEGLVKVIADKNTDEILGIHIIGARAADMIAAGVTAMEYRASAEDVSRMSHAHPTYMEAVKEACLAATDNRPIHM from the coding sequence ATGTCAAAATACGATGTAACAGTAATTGGTTCTGGTCCTGGTGGTTATGTGGCAGCTATCAGATGCGCACAACTAGGCATGAAAACAGCCATTATTGAAAAATATAATACTTTAGGAGGAACTTGTCTTAATGTTGGATGTATCCCATCAAAAGCATTGTTAGATTCTTCAGAGCATTACCATAATGCTGAAACTACTTTTAAAGAGCACGGGATAAACCTGAGCAACCTGAAAGTAGATATTAAGCAGATGATCAACCGCAAAGCAGATGTTGTGAAACAAAATGTAGACGGTATTGCCTTCTTAATGAAGAAAAATAAAATTGATGTACATACTGGTGTTGGATCATTTAAAGATAAAAACACTGTTGTAGTCACAAAGTCAGATGGCAAAACGGAAGAACTCAGCACTGACAAAGTAATTATTGCAACAGGCTCAAAACCTATAGAGTTGCCATTTGCTAAATTTGATAAGAAAAGAATTATCAGCAGTACTGAGGCTTTAGAGTTAAAGGAAGTGCCTAAACATATGATTCTTATCGGGGGTGGTGTAATCGGCTTAGAATTAGGCTCAGTGTATAAAAGAATTGGTGCGGATGTTACTGTATTAGAATTTGCTGACAGCCTTATTCCTACTATGGATGGAAGCATGGGGAAAGAAATGAAGAAGAGCATGAAAAAGCTCGGAATGGATGTAAAGCTAAAACATAAAGTAACTAAAGTTGAAAATAAAGGAAAAGAAGTAGAAGTTACTTTTGAGACAGATAAAGGAAAAGAAGAGACTATCAAAGGAGACTATTGCTTAGTGGCAGTGGGTCGGAAACCTTATACAGATGGGTTAAATCTTGAGGCTGCTGGCCTAAAAACTGATGATAAAGGTAAAATTTCAGTTGATGATAATCTCAAAACTGAAGTTGATAACATCTATGCAATTGGTGATGTCGTAAGAGGTGCTATGCTCGCACATAAAGCTGAAGAAGAAGGCGTTTTTGTAGCTGAAACTATGGCCGGACAAAAACCTCACATTCATTACAAATTAATTCCTAATGTAGTATACACTTGGCCAGAAGTTGCGGGTGTTGGCTACACTGAAGAAGAATTAAAGGATGAGGGAAGAAAGTATAAAACTGGCTCATTCCCATATAAAGCATTAGGTAGAGCTCGCGCTAGTATGGATTTGGAAGGTTTAGTTAAAGTAATCGCTGATAAAAATACCGATGAAATATTAGGTATCCATATTATTGGAGCTAGAGCGGCTGATATGATTGCTGCTGGTGTAACTGCTATGGAATATAGAGCTTCCGCTGAAGATGTTTCTCGTATGTCTCATGCACACCCTACATATATGGAAGCAGTTAAGGAGGCTTGCCTAGCCGCAACAGATAATAGACCTATTCATATGTAA
- a CDS encoding four helix bundle protein, with protein sequence MHKFQDLQIWKQSMNLAEIIYKITSAFPNEEKFGLTSQMKRSAVSIPSNIAEGAGRNNPKEFYQFLGIALGSLAELETQSNLSNRLSYINEKSFEEIIERISEIRRMTYSLQQKLI encoded by the coding sequence ATGCATAAATTTCAAGATCTTCAAATATGGAAACAGTCAATGAATCTTGCTGAAATTATTTATAAAATAACATCAGCTTTTCCTAATGAAGAAAAATTTGGACTAACATCCCAAATGAAGAGAAGTGCGGTATCAATCCCTTCTAATATAGCTGAAGGTGCTGGTAGAAATAACCCTAAAGAATTTTATCAATTCTTAGGAATTGCTTTGGGATCTCTAGCAGAACTAGAAACTCAAAGCAATCTTTCTAACCGACTTTCATATATTAATGAAAAGAGTTTTGAAGAAATAATAGAAAGAATAAGTGAAATAAGAAGAATGACTTACTCTTTACAACAAAAACTGATTTAA
- the odhB gene encoding 2-oxoglutarate dehydrogenase complex dihydrolipoyllysine-residue succinyltransferase, translating into MSLEIKVPEVGESITEVTIASWLKKDGDYVEQDEIIAELESDKATFELPAEVSGVLKIKAEEDETIEVGAVICEIDENAEGSGSKSEDKAESKEEEKSEPKSDSSNSSSGSGPKKTGEVHEMVVPTVGESITEVTISSWLKSDGDYVEMDEVIAEVESDKATFELPAEANGFLKIVAQEDDTIEIGATICKIEVTEGGAPSDSSSESSSSSSESSSSGQEDGKETYATGHASPAAAKILKEKGIDPANIKGTGKDGRITKEDAENAEKQQSKPSPQKEKAEDKIETQSVPASSEARAQNREKMSSLRKTVARRLVSVKNETAMLTTFNEVDMKPIMDLRKKYKEQFKEKYEVGLGFMSFFTKACTMALKEWPAVNAQIDGNEMVYSDYVDMSIAVSSPKGLVVPVIRNAEKLSFNEIEGEVVRLAKKARDGKLSIEEMSGGTFTITNGGIFGSMLSTPIINAPQSAILGMHNIVERPVAINGQVEIRPIMYVALSYDHRIIDGKESVSFLVRVKELLEDPTRLLLGV; encoded by the coding sequence ATGAGTTTAGAAATAAAAGTACCTGAAGTAGGCGAATCAATCACTGAAGTTACCATAGCATCATGGTTAAAGAAAGATGGTGATTATGTTGAACAAGATGAAATTATTGCAGAATTAGAATCTGATAAAGCAACATTCGAACTACCCGCTGAAGTGTCTGGCGTTTTAAAAATAAAAGCCGAAGAAGATGAAACCATCGAAGTAGGGGCTGTAATTTGTGAGATTGATGAAAATGCTGAAGGTTCGGGATCTAAATCAGAAGATAAGGCTGAATCGAAAGAAGAAGAAAAGTCAGAACCAAAATCTGATAGTAGTAATTCTTCTTCAGGCAGCGGTCCTAAAAAGACAGGTGAAGTTCATGAAATGGTAGTTCCTACTGTGGGAGAATCTATCACAGAAGTTACCATTAGTTCATGGTTAAAGTCTGATGGTGATTATGTAGAGATGGATGAAGTAATCGCTGAAGTAGAGTCTGATAAAGCTACTTTTGAATTACCAGCAGAAGCTAACGGATTCTTGAAAATTGTTGCTCAGGAAGATGATACCATCGAAATAGGTGCTACTATTTGTAAAATCGAAGTAACTGAAGGAGGTGCTCCTAGCGACTCTTCTTCTGAAAGTAGTTCATCTTCAAGTGAATCATCATCAAGTGGTCAGGAAGATGGAAAAGAAACTTATGCAACAGGACATGCCTCTCCCGCTGCCGCAAAAATATTGAAGGAGAAAGGTATTGATCCAGCAAACATAAAAGGAACGGGTAAGGACGGTCGCATCACAAAAGAAGATGCGGAAAATGCAGAAAAGCAGCAGTCTAAACCATCACCTCAAAAAGAAAAAGCTGAAGACAAAATTGAAACTCAGAGTGTTCCAGCTTCATCAGAAGCAAGAGCTCAGAACAGAGAGAAAATGTCGAGCTTACGTAAGACTGTCGCAAGAAGATTGGTAAGCGTTAAGAATGAAACGGCTATGTTAACCACTTTTAACGAGGTGGATATGAAGCCAATCATGGACTTACGTAAAAAATACAAAGAGCAATTTAAAGAGAAATATGAAGTAGGCTTAGGCTTTATGTCATTCTTTACAAAAGCTTGTACTATGGCTCTAAAAGAATGGCCAGCGGTTAATGCTCAAATTGATGGTAATGAAATGGTATATTCGGACTATGTAGATATGTCAATTGCTGTATCATCTCCAAAAGGTTTAGTAGTTCCTGTAATTAGAAATGCAGAGAAACTATCTTTCAATGAAATTGAAGGAGAAGTAGTAAGACTAGCTAAAAAAGCTAGAGACGGTAAATTGAGCATAGAGGAAATGAGCGGAGGTACCTTCACCATCACTAATGGTGGTATTTTTGGCTCAATGCTTTCTACTCCTATAATTAACGCTCCTCAATCAGCAATTCTGGGTATGCATAATATTGTAGAAAGACCAGTTGCAATTAATGGGCAAGTGGAAATCAGGCCTATTATGTATGTAGCCTTAAGCTATGATCACAGAATTATTGATGGAAAAGAGTCAGTAAGCTTCTTGGTAAGAGTAAAAGAGTTACTTGAAGATCCAACTAGATTATTGTTGGGAGTTTAA